The following coding sequences lie in one Hydrogenophaga sp. PBL-H3 genomic window:
- a CDS encoding MlaC/ttg2D family ABC transporter substrate-binding protein codes for MKRRSWLAALAITAAVVMSVPALAQEEAPDALVKRISSDVLASVKADPAIQAGDVNRIVALVDSKILPSVNFTRMTSSAVGRFWRQATPEQQKQLQDEFKILLVRTYSGALGEVKDQTVTFKPMRSKPEDTEVVVRSEVRGKGDPIQLDYRLEKTASGWKIYDINVLGVWLVETYRTQFAQEINAKGIDGLIASLVQRNKSNTAKTS; via the coding sequence ATGAAACGCCGCTCCTGGCTCGCCGCCCTAGCGATCACCGCCGCCGTTGTGATGTCCGTGCCCGCCCTGGCGCAGGAAGAAGCACCCGACGCCCTGGTCAAGCGCATTTCCAGCGACGTGCTGGCCTCCGTGAAGGCCGATCCCGCCATCCAGGCAGGCGATGTGAACCGCATCGTGGCGCTGGTCGACAGCAAGATACTGCCCAGCGTCAACTTCACCCGCATGACGTCTTCTGCGGTCGGTCGTTTCTGGCGTCAGGCCACGCCCGAGCAGCAGAAGCAACTGCAGGACGAGTTCAAGATCCTGCTGGTGCGCACGTACTCGGGCGCGCTCGGCGAGGTGAAAGACCAGACCGTGACCTTCAAACCGATGCGCTCCAAGCCCGAAGACACCGAGGTGGTGGTGCGCTCCGAAGTGCGCGGCAAGGGCGACCCGATCCAGCTCGACTACCGCCTGGAAAAGACCGCCAGCGGCTGGAAAATCTATGACATCAACGTGCTCGGCGTGTGGCTGGTGGAAACCTACCGCACCCAGTTCGCGCAGGAAATCAATGCCAAGGGCATCGACGGCCTGATCGCGTCGCTGGTGCAGCGCAACAAGTCCAACACCGCCAAGACCAGCTGA
- a CDS encoding MlaA family lipoprotein, producing MKDTLAKTSRSTGLLAGGMALAVLTGCATGPDANPRDPLEPFNRGVYRFNDAVDTAVLKPVATVYKDVTPSPVQTGVNNFFSNIGDLWSAANAALQLRPREATENLMRFSVNTVFGLAGLLDIATEARIPRTRLDFGQTLGRWGAPSGAYLVLPIFGPSSVRDGTGLVVDMSVDPVSGLNDVSARNSLTALRVVDTRAGLLRASSLLEDAALDKYSFTRDLYLNRRQSQIDDMIDKGIGLGGRDQ from the coding sequence ATGAAAGACACACTCGCCAAGACCAGCCGGTCCACAGGCCTGCTGGCTGGTGGCATGGCGTTGGCCGTGCTCACTGGCTGCGCCACCGGCCCCGACGCCAACCCGCGCGATCCACTGGAGCCGTTCAACCGCGGTGTTTACCGGTTCAACGATGCGGTGGACACCGCGGTGCTCAAGCCGGTGGCCACCGTCTACAAGGACGTCACGCCCAGCCCGGTGCAGACCGGTGTGAACAATTTCTTCAGCAACATCGGCGATCTGTGGTCGGCGGCCAATGCGGCGCTCCAGTTGCGCCCGCGCGAAGCCACCGAGAACCTGATGCGTTTCAGCGTCAACACGGTGTTTGGCCTGGCAGGCTTGCTCGACATCGCCACCGAAGCCCGCATTCCCCGCACCCGCCTGGACTTCGGTCAGACCCTGGGCCGCTGGGGTGCGCCGTCCGGTGCTTATCTCGTCCTGCCGATCTTCGGTCCTTCGTCGGTGCGCGACGGTACTGGCCTGGTGGTCGACATGAGCGTGGACCCGGTCTCCGGCCTGAACGATGTGTCGGCCCGCAACTCACTCACCGCGCTGCGCGTGGTCGATACCCGTGCCGGCTTGCTGCGTGCGTCATCGCTGCTGGAAGACGCCGCGTTGGACAAATACAGCTTCACGCGCGATCTGTACCTCAACCGCCGCCAGAGCCAGATCGACGACATGATCGACAAAGGGATCGGTCTGGGCGGCAGAGACCAATGA
- the mlaD gene encoding outer membrane lipid asymmetry maintenance protein MlaD gives MQTSKNDIWVGLFVLIGAVAILFLALQSANLLSLNFEKTYQVVGRFDNAGGVKPKAAVRSAGVVVGRVESITFDDKTFQANITLALESRYAFPKDSSLKILTSGLLGEQYIGIEPGGDPENIAAGAVITQTQSAVILENLISQFLFSKAADGGDAKPAE, from the coding sequence ATGCAAACTTCCAAAAACGACATCTGGGTCGGCCTCTTCGTGCTGATCGGCGCCGTGGCCATCCTGTTCCTGGCCCTGCAGTCGGCCAATCTGCTCAGCCTCAACTTCGAAAAGACCTACCAGGTCGTGGGCCGGTTTGACAACGCCGGTGGCGTCAAGCCCAAGGCTGCGGTGCGCAGTGCGGGTGTCGTGGTCGGGCGGGTTGAATCCATCACGTTCGATGACAAGACCTTCCAGGCCAACATCACCCTGGCGCTGGAGTCGCGCTACGCCTTCCCCAAGGACAGCTCGCTCAAGATCCTCACCAGCGGCCTGCTGGGCGAGCAGTACATCGGCATCGAGCCGGGCGGCGACCCCGAGAACATCGCCGCGGGCGCCGTGATCACCCAGACGCAGTCGGCGGTGATTCTCGAAAACCTGATCAGCCAGTTTCTGTTCAGCAAGGCCGCCGATGGCGGTGATGCCAAGCCCGCCGAGTAA
- the mlaE gene encoding lipid asymmetry maintenance ABC transporter permease subunit MlaE, translating into MTTAWLARLGFSVRTQIADIGTSTRLLARLLWLLGAVLRRPALLRDQIHFLGNHSLAIIGVSGLFVGFVLGLQGYYTLQRYGATEALGVLVTLSLVRELGPVITALLFAGRAGTSLTAEIGLMKAGEQLSAMEMMAVDPVRRVLAPRFWAGVIAMPLLAAIFSAIGVIGGWVVGVLMIGLDGGSFWSQMQEGVDVWADVGNGVLKSVVFGFAVTFIALLQGYSAHPTPEGVSRATTRTVVVASLAVLALDFILTATMFSI; encoded by the coding sequence ATGACCACCGCCTGGCTCGCCCGCCTGGGTTTTTCGGTTCGCACCCAGATCGCCGACATCGGCACCAGCACGCGCCTGCTGGCCCGTCTGCTGTGGCTGCTGGGCGCGGTGCTGCGCCGCCCGGCGCTGCTGCGCGACCAGATCCATTTCCTGGGCAACCATTCACTGGCCATCATCGGCGTGTCGGGCCTGTTCGTCGGCTTCGTGCTGGGTCTGCAGGGCTACTACACGCTGCAGCGTTACGGCGCCACCGAGGCGTTGGGTGTTCTGGTCACGCTCTCGCTGGTGCGCGAGCTGGGGCCCGTGATCACCGCCTTGCTGTTCGCTGGTCGCGCCGGCACGTCGCTCACGGCCGAGATCGGCCTCATGAAGGCCGGAGAGCAACTCAGCGCCATGGAAATGATGGCGGTGGACCCGGTGCGCCGCGTGCTGGCGCCGCGCTTCTGGGCCGGTGTGATCGCCATGCCCTTGCTGGCCGCCATCTTCAGCGCCATCGGCGTCATCGGTGGCTGGGTGGTGGGCGTGCTCATGATCGGCCTGGACGGCGGGTCGTTCTGGAGTCAGATGCAAGAAGGCGTGGACGTCTGGGCCGATGTGGGCAACGGCGTCCTCAAGAGCGTGGTGTTCGGTTTCGCCGTGACCTTCATTGCCCTGCTTCAGGGCTACAGCGCGCACCCCACGCCCGAGGGTGTGTCGCGCGCCACCACCCGCACCGTGGTGGTCGCGTCGCTGGCCGTGCTGGCGCTGGACTTCATCCTCACCGCCACGATGTTCAGCATCTGA
- a CDS encoding ABC transporter ATP-binding protein encodes MPIENAPPLVELRNLTFGYGERAILDNVTLTVPRGKVTALMGASGGGKTTVLRLIGGQIRAQKGQTLFDGQDITTMRAEALYAARRRMGMLFQFGALFTDMSVFDNVAFPLHEHTTLPQALVRDIVLMKLNAVGLRGARDLMPSELSGGMARRVALARAIALDPELVMYDEPFAGLDPISLGTAARLIRQLNDAMGLTSIVVSHDLDETFHIADQVIVLANGRIAAQGTPDEVRHSEDPLVKQFVNALPDGPVRFHHPGPSLEEDFGNGGHAAHKEQA; translated from the coding sequence ATGCCCATCGAAAACGCTCCTCCACTGGTCGAACTGCGCAACCTCACCTTCGGGTACGGCGAGCGCGCCATCCTCGACAACGTCACGTTGACCGTGCCCCGCGGCAAGGTCACGGCGCTCATGGGCGCGTCCGGCGGCGGCAAGACCACGGTGCTGCGCCTCATTGGTGGACAGATCCGCGCCCAGAAGGGCCAGACCCTGTTCGACGGTCAGGACATCACCACCATGCGGGCCGAAGCCCTGTACGCCGCACGCCGGCGCATGGGCATGCTGTTTCAGTTCGGCGCCTTGTTCACCGACATGAGCGTGTTCGACAACGTCGCCTTTCCTTTGCACGAGCACACCACGCTGCCACAGGCGCTGGTGCGAGACATCGTGCTGATGAAACTCAATGCGGTGGGCCTGCGCGGCGCGCGCGACCTCATGCCCAGCGAGCTCTCGGGTGGCATGGCCCGGCGCGTGGCTCTGGCCCGGGCGATTGCGCTCGACCCCGAACTCGTGATGTACGACGAACCCTTCGCCGGCCTGGACCCGATCTCCCTGGGCACCGCTGCCCGGCTGATCCGTCAGCTCAACGACGCCATGGGCCTGACCAGCATCGTCGTCTCGCACGACCTGGACGAGACCTTCCACATTGCCGACCAGGTCATCGTGCTGGCCAACGGCAGGATTGCGGCGCAAGGCACGCCCGACGAGGTGCGCCACAGCGAAGACCCGCTGGTCAAACAGTTCGTCAACGCCTTGCCCGATGGGCCGGTGCGCTTCCACCACCCCGGCCCCAGCCTGGAAGAAGACTTCGGCAACGGCGGTCACGCTGCTCACAAGGAGCAGGCATGA
- a CDS encoding glutamate synthase subunit beta: MGKVTGFMEYERLEEGYKPVPERLKHYKEFVVALDEQQSKVQAARCMDCGTPFCNSGCPVNNIIPDFNDLVYQGDWKNAITVLHSTNNFPEFTGRICPAPCEAACTLNVNDDAVGIKSIEHAIIDRAWAEGWVQPQPPRHKTGKKVAVVGSGPAGMAAAQQLARAGHDVTLFEKNDRVGGLLRYGIPDFKMEKSHIDRRVAQMEAEGVVFRTGVMVGALPKDSKVTNWAKETITPEQLKKDFDAVLLTGGSEQSRDLPVPGRDLDGIHFAMEFLPQQNKINAGDKLKGQLRADGKHVIVIGGGDTGSDCVGTSNRHGAVSVTQFEVMPQPPEEENKPLVWPYWPLKLRTSSSHEEGCVREFAISTKEFIGNKGKVTGLTTVHVEMKDGKLVEIAGTEKTYQADMVLLAMGFVNPVASILDGFGVDKDGRGNAKASTEFTGGYATNVPKVFAAGDMRRGQSLVVWAIREGRQAARSVDEFLMGFSDLPR, encoded by the coding sequence ATGGGAAAAGTCACCGGCTTCATGGAATACGAGCGTCTGGAAGAGGGCTACAAGCCCGTGCCCGAGCGCCTGAAGCACTACAAGGAATTCGTCGTTGCGCTGGATGAGCAGCAGTCCAAGGTGCAAGCCGCGCGCTGCATGGACTGCGGCACGCCGTTCTGCAACAGCGGCTGCCCGGTCAACAACATCATTCCGGACTTCAACGACCTCGTTTACCAGGGCGACTGGAAGAACGCGATCACGGTGCTGCACAGCACCAACAACTTCCCCGAGTTCACCGGCCGCATCTGCCCGGCACCGTGCGAGGCCGCCTGCACCCTCAACGTCAACGACGACGCAGTGGGCATCAAGTCGATCGAGCACGCCATCATCGACCGCGCCTGGGCCGAGGGCTGGGTGCAGCCGCAACCGCCGCGCCACAAGACCGGCAAAAAGGTGGCCGTCGTCGGCTCCGGCCCGGCCGGCATGGCCGCAGCCCAGCAGCTGGCGCGCGCTGGCCACGACGTGACCTTGTTCGAGAAGAACGACCGCGTGGGCGGCCTGCTGCGTTACGGCATTCCCGACTTCAAGATGGAGAAGAGCCACATCGATCGCCGCGTGGCGCAGATGGAGGCCGAAGGCGTGGTGTTCCGCACGGGCGTGATGGTGGGCGCGCTGCCCAAGGACAGCAAGGTCACCAACTGGGCCAAGGAAACCATCACCCCCGAGCAACTGAAGAAAGACTTCGACGCCGTGTTGCTCACCGGTGGCTCCGAGCAGAGCCGCGACTTGCCCGTGCCCGGTCGCGACCTCGACGGCATCCATTTCGCGATGGAATTCCTGCCGCAGCAAAACAAGATCAACGCTGGCGACAAGCTCAAGGGCCAGTTGCGCGCCGACGGCAAACACGTGATCGTGATCGGCGGTGGCGACACCGGCTCCGACTGCGTGGGCACCAGCAACCGCCACGGCGCTGTGAGCGTGACCCAGTTCGAGGTGATGCCTCAGCCGCCCGAAGAGGAAAACAAACCCCTGGTGTGGCCCTACTGGCCGCTCAAGCTGCGCACCAGCTCCAGCCACGAAGAAGGTTGCGTGCGTGAGTTCGCCATCTCCACCAAGGAATTCATCGGCAACAAGGGCAAGGTCACGGGTTTGACGACCGTGCATGTCGAGATGAAAGACGGCAAGCTGGTCGAGATCGCCGGCACCGAGAAGACCTACCAGGCCGACATGGTGCTGCTGGCCATGGGTTTCGTGAACCCGGTCGCCAGCATCCTCGACGGCTTCGGCGTTGACAAGGACGGTCGCGGCAACGCCAAGGCCAGCACCGAATTCACCGGCGGCTACGCCACCAATGTGCCCAAGGTGTTCGCCGCCGGCGACATGCGCCGCGGCCAGAGTCTGGTGGTGTGGGCGATCCGCGAAGGCCGCCAGGCCGCGCGCTCGGTCGACGAATTCCTCATGGGTTTCTCCGACCTGCCGCGCTGA